From the genome of Streptomyces sp. V1I1, one region includes:
- a CDS encoding DUF397 domain-containing protein: MGSAQEKEELYALDISGVEWLSAPGTSEDEERVEIAHLPGGAVAMRSSLDPETVLRYTEAEWRAFVLGARDGEFDLR, from the coding sequence ATGGGGAGCGCACAGGAGAAGGAAGAGCTGTACGCCCTCGACATCTCTGGCGTCGAGTGGCTCAGCGCCCCCGGCACGAGTGAGGACGAGGAGCGGGTGGAGATCGCACATCTGCCGGGTGGGGCCGTAGCCATGCGATCGTCCCTGGATCCGGAGACCGTGCTGCGATACACCGAAGCCGAGTGGCGGGCGTTTGTACTCGGTGCGCGTGACGGGGAATTCGATCTGCGCTGA